Proteins from a single region of Schistocerca gregaria isolate iqSchGreg1 chromosome 3, iqSchGreg1.2, whole genome shotgun sequence:
- the LOC126354630 gene encoding cuticle protein 18.7-like, protein MKCLIVLSAVLAVAVAKPGFLGAGLAAPAYAAAPIAVPAIPQPPANIIIGPGGHPLDTPEVAAARGAHLAAVAQTQARDAIVNSAAILAAPAAIAAPAAIAAPAAIAAAPAYAVGPPALVGGLAPSIAALGPAVAGAPGALAAAAHLQAKAALLG, encoded by the coding sequence ATTGTCCTGAGTGCAGTGCTGGCCGTGGCTGTGGCGAAGCCCGGCTTTTTGGGAGCTGGTCTGGCAGCCCCGGCCTACGCGGCCGCCCCCATCGCCGTGCCGGCGATCCCGCAGCCTCCGGCCAACATCATCATCGGCCCCGGCGGACACCCCCTGGACACCCCTGAAGTGGCTGCCGCCCGCGGCGCGCACCTCGCCGCCGTCGCCCAGACACAGGCACGCGACGCCATCGTCAACTCTGCCGCCATCCTCGCCGCCCCCGCAGccatcgccgcccccgccgccatcgccgcccccgccgccatcgccgccgcccccgcctacgCCGTCGGTCCCCCCGCGCTGGTCGGCGGCCTCGCCCCCTCGATCGCCGCCCTGGGTCCAGCGGTGGCTGGAGCCCCTGGAGCCCTGGCTGCCGCCGCCCACCTGCAGGCCAAGGCTGCCCTGCTGGGCTGA